In the Leptotrichia sp. oral taxon 847 genome, one interval contains:
- a CDS encoding transposase: MKDTNDIKDMLKDLLSGTIQTMLEAEIENELGYAKHSMKDKITSNARNRHSKKTVRSEYGNLDLDIPRDRNAV; the protein is encoded by the coding sequence ATTAAAGATACTAATGATATTAAGGATATGCTTAAGGATTTGCTTTCGGGTACTATTCAAACTATGCTTGAAGCTGAAATTGAGAATGAACTGGGGTATGCTAAACATTCTATGAAAGATAAGATTACTTCTAATGCTAGAAATAGGCATTCCAAGAAAACTGTCAGAAGTGAGTACGGCAATCTTGACTTAGATATTCCTAGAGATAGAAATGCTGTTTGA
- a CDS encoding transposase translates to MRKLIYTTNPIESLNKQLRKYTKTKSLYPTDEALMKSVYLSLKEATRKWTGRISGWGEIYSQLSIYFEGRI, encoded by the coding sequence ATAAGAAAGCTGATATATACGACAAATCCAATAGAAAGCTTAAACAAACAATTAAGAAAGTATACGAAGACAAAATCACTTTATCCTACAGATGAAGCATTAATGAAATCGGTATACCTAAGCTTAAAGGAAGCAACAAGGAAATGGACTGGAAGAATATCGGGCTGGGGAGAAATATACTCTCAGTTAAGTATTTATTTTGAAGGAAGAATTTAA
- the hpf gene encoding ribosome hibernation-promoting factor, HPF/YfiA family, whose protein sequence is MKIIISGKQLKVTDAIRKYAEEKINKISKYSDAITEVDVVLTVEDTKSEGPVHKADGLVYASGTKIKIEAEDKDLYAAIDELSDRLERQVRKYKEKQKDYNKKGTH, encoded by the coding sequence ATGAAAATCATTATTAGCGGAAAACAACTTAAAGTTACAGATGCAATCAGAAAATATGCGGAGGAAAAAATAAATAAAATTTCTAAATATTCAGACGCTATAACAGAAGTCGATGTTGTTCTGACTGTAGAAGATACAAAATCTGAAGGACCAGTTCACAAAGCTGACGGTTTAGTTTATGCAAGTGGTACAAAAATAAAAATTGAAGCTGAAGACAAAGACTTGTATGCAGCAATTGATGAATTATCTGATAGATTGGAAAGACAAGTCAGAAAATATAAAGAAAAACAAAAAGACTACAATAAAAAAGGAACGCATTAA
- a CDS encoding GNAT family N-acetyltransferase, with product MKIRKATINDLKELTKIEAKCFPSKEAATEEEFKARLKVYPNYFWILEDDFGKIISFVNGMVADNKNLIDEMFKNPNLHDENGDWQMIFGVNTLPEYRKNGYAGLLLKRVIKDAKKQKRKGVVLTCKEKLVNYYEKFGFRSYGISESLHGGAVWYDMRIDF from the coding sequence ATGAAAATTAGAAAAGCGACAATAAACGATTTGAAAGAACTGACAAAAATTGAGGCAAAGTGTTTTCCTTCTAAAGAAGCAGCAACAGAAGAAGAGTTTAAGGCAAGATTAAAAGTTTATCCAAATTATTTCTGGATTTTGGAAGATGATTTTGGGAAAATAATCTCATTTGTGAATGGAATGGTAGCGGATAACAAAAATTTGATAGATGAAATGTTTAAAAATCCTAATTTACATGATGAAAATGGGGACTGGCAAATGATTTTTGGAGTAAATACACTGCCTGAATACAGAAAAAATGGATATGCAGGTTTACTTTTAAAACGAGTTATAAAAGATGCAAAAAAACAGAAAAGAAAAGGAGTTGTACTTACTTGTAAAGAAAAATTGGTCAATTATTATGAAAAATTTGGATTTAGAAGTTACGGGATTTCAGAATCTTTGCATGGCGGCGCAGTTTGGTACGATATGAGAATAGATTTTTAG
- a CDS encoding endonuclease/exonuclease/phosphatase family protein codes for MEFRLMTYNIFGARLTDGRELARNIKKYKPDFIGLQEVDRNTKRSKFRDVTQEMAQELGYNYYYFQKVMDFDKGEYGIAFISKYDVKIIYIHELPGKSKEKRQVLAAKLSTTKFKRKILVVNTHLDNRLDNKHEELEDLFSVISKFRGDVKFLCGDFNLLPTTEHYEKIRKMWNDSYFEGRDLFGNKNNVKRDMETARIDYIMAQKDAKYKVKESFYINDNSTDWTKLSDHLPYMAVFDVK; via the coding sequence ATGGAATTTAGACTTATGACATATAATATCTTTGGTGCAAGATTAACTGATGGAAGAGAACTTGCAAGAAATATAAAAAAGTATAAACCTGATTTTATTGGACTACAGGAAGTGGATAGAAATACAAAAAGAAGTAAATTTCGAGATGTTACTCAAGAAATGGCACAGGAATTGGGATATAATTATTATTATTTTCAAAAAGTGATGGATTTTGACAAAGGAGAATATGGAATTGCCTTTATTTCAAAATATGATGTGAAAATTATATACATTCACGAACTACCTGGAAAAAGTAAAGAAAAAAGACAAGTTTTGGCAGCTAAATTAAGTACAACAAAATTTAAAAGAAAGATTTTGGTTGTAAATACTCATTTGGACAACAGACTAGATAATAAACACGAGGAATTGGAGGATTTATTTTCCGTGATCAGTAAATTTAGAGGAGATGTAAAATTTTTGTGCGGTGATTTTAATCTTTTGCCAACGACAGAACATTATGAAAAAATTAGAAAAATGTGGAATGACAGCTATTTTGAAGGAAGAGATTTATTTGGAAATAAAAATAATGTAAAAAGAGATATGGAAACAGCTAGAATTGATTATATAATGGCTCAAAAAGATGCAAAGTACAAAGTAAAAGAGAGTTTTTATATCAATGACAATTCGACAGATTGGACAAAATTATCAGATCATTTGCCTTATATGGCAGTTTTTGACGTGAAATAA
- the deoC gene encoding deoxyribose-phosphate aldolase: MELNRYVDHTLLKTTATKEEIKKLCDEAKEYKFYSVCVNGANTAFAYDKVKGTNVKVATVVGFPLGAMSMESKIFEAKNAIENGASEIDMVINVGALKSKDYEFVEKEIAGVKEAIGKNILKVIIETCYLTDSEKVKACELAVSAKADFVKTSTGFGTGGATFEDVKLMKEAVGSKAKVKASGGIRDLKTARKYIELGAERLGTSSGINIIKELSVEGEKYKK, from the coding sequence ATGGAGCTAAACAGATATGTGGATCATACGTTATTAAAAACAACAGCAACAAAAGAAGAAATAAAAAAATTATGTGATGAAGCAAAAGAGTATAAATTTTATTCAGTTTGTGTAAATGGAGCAAATACGGCATTTGCTTATGACAAAGTGAAAGGAACGAATGTGAAGGTTGCGACAGTTGTAGGGTTTCCGCTAGGTGCAATGTCTATGGAAAGTAAAATCTTTGAAGCAAAAAATGCGATAGAAAATGGAGCATCAGAAATTGATATGGTTATAAACGTTGGAGCGTTAAAATCAAAAGACTACGAATTTGTAGAAAAAGAAATAGCTGGGGTAAAAGAGGCTATTGGTAAAAATATTTTAAAAGTGATTATAGAAACTTGTTATTTGACAGATTCAGAAAAAGTGAAAGCTTGTGAATTAGCAGTTAGTGCAAAAGCTGATTTTGTAAAGACTTCAACAGGATTTGGAACAGGGGGAGCAACATTTGAAGATGTGAAATTGATGAAGGAGGCTGTTGGTAGCAAAGCAAAAGTCAAAGCAAGCGGTGGAATAAGAGATTTAAAAACTGCTAGAAAATACATTGAATTAGGAGCAGAAAGACTTGGAACAAGCTCAGGAATTAACATAATAAAAGAACTTAGCGTAGAAGGTGAAAAATATAAAAAATAA
- a CDS encoding heavy metal translocating P-type ATPase: MEKNNECTLGIKGLNCPNCAAKIENNLNALSDIKKATVDILGKKIVINSNKTFSSEDITKLVQKEVDRIEDGVTVLMPNLKVEENKESEENFKNIRNRFILGVILLAAAIFVPKNLFVPKLILFLVSYFTVGYDVLFKAIKNIKKGQIFDENFLMVIATLGAFAIKEFPEAVSVMLFYQIGEMFQDIAVGKSRKSITSLMNIRPDYANLKIESEIKKVLPKEVKLGDIIVIKPGEKVALDGKIINGSSTFDTSALTGEAIPRTLEIGDEILSGFINTTNLVEIEVTKSFENSTVSKILDLVQNASSKKSKTENFITKFARFYTPTVVIIALLIAILPTIFIKDAQFSNWLYRALIFLVVSCPCALVVSIPLGFFGGIGGASKNGILIKGANYLEALNDLETVVFDKTGTLTKGKFKVSEINVQNSKYTKDDLLKYAAIAESFSNHPIAQSIVLEYEKNNKKIEKTNSSEFEFEEIAGHGVKVKYENSEILAGNLKLLKKENVEAAEKEAVGTVVYVAKDGEYLGNLIIADEIKEDAKKTVDELNNLGIKNVVMLTGDNKKIGENVANKLNISKVFTDLLPLEKVEKMEEILKNKSMKGKVLFVGDGINDAPVLARADIGVAMGGVGSDAALEAADMIIMNDEPSKIVTALKIAKKTKKIVWQNIIFALGVKAIILIMGALGFATMWEAVFGDVGVALIAILNATRALTYKEN; encoded by the coding sequence ATGGAAAAAAATAACGAATGCACTTTGGGTATAAAAGGTCTCAATTGTCCTAACTGCGCGGCAAAAATTGAAAACAATCTAAATGCTTTAAGCGACATAAAAAAAGCGACCGTCGATATTTTGGGAAAAAAAATTGTAATCAATTCTAATAAAACATTTTCTAGTGAAGATATTACAAAACTTGTTCAAAAAGAAGTTGACAGAATTGAAGACGGTGTTACTGTCCTTATGCCAAATTTAAAAGTTGAAGAAAACAAAGAATCGGAGGAAAATTTTAAAAATATAAGAAACAGATTTATTTTAGGTGTAATTTTATTGGCAGCTGCAATCTTTGTTCCAAAAAATTTGTTTGTCCCAAAACTAATTTTATTTTTGGTAAGTTATTTTACGGTTGGATACGATGTTTTATTTAAAGCTATAAAAAATATAAAAAAAGGACAGATTTTTGACGAAAACTTTTTGATGGTAATTGCAACACTTGGAGCTTTTGCGATAAAAGAATTTCCTGAAGCTGTGTCAGTTATGCTATTTTACCAAATTGGAGAAATGTTTCAAGATATAGCCGTCGGAAAATCAAGAAAATCCATTACTTCACTTATGAATATTAGACCTGACTACGCCAATTTAAAAATCGAGAGTGAAATAAAAAAAGTTTTGCCAAAAGAAGTAAAATTAGGCGATATAATAGTTATAAAACCTGGCGAAAAAGTTGCACTGGATGGAAAAATTATAAATGGAAGCTCAACTTTTGACACATCTGCTTTGACTGGAGAAGCCATCCCCAGAACATTGGAGATTGGAGATGAAATTTTAAGCGGATTTATAAACACTACAAATCTTGTGGAAATAGAAGTTACAAAGTCGTTTGAAAATTCCACAGTTTCAAAAATATTGGATTTGGTGCAAAATGCAAGTTCTAAAAAATCCAAAACAGAAAACTTTATCACAAAATTTGCAAGATTTTATACTCCTACAGTTGTAATAATCGCATTGCTTATTGCAATTTTACCAACTATTTTTATAAAAGATGCACAATTTTCAAATTGGCTTTACAGAGCGCTTATCTTTTTAGTAGTTTCGTGTCCGTGCGCTTTAGTTGTTTCAATTCCACTAGGATTTTTTGGAGGAATCGGTGGAGCTTCAAAAAATGGGATTTTAATAAAAGGGGCAAATTATCTGGAAGCGTTAAATGATTTAGAAACAGTTGTCTTTGACAAGACTGGAACACTTACAAAAGGTAAATTTAAAGTCTCAGAAATAAATGTACAAAATTCTAAATACACAAAAGATGACTTACTAAAATATGCAGCTATTGCAGAAAGTTTTTCAAATCATCCAATAGCGCAGTCAATCGTTTTAGAATACGAAAAAAATAACAAAAAAATTGAAAAAACTAATAGTTCAGAATTTGAGTTTGAGGAAATTGCAGGTCACGGAGTAAAAGTAAAATATGAAAATAGTGAAATTTTAGCAGGAAATCTTAAATTATTAAAAAAAGAAAATGTAGAAGCTGCTGAAAAAGAGGCTGTTGGAACAGTTGTCTATGTCGCAAAAGATGGAGAATATTTGGGAAACTTAATAATTGCGGACGAAATAAAAGAAGACGCTAAAAAAACAGTTGACGAACTTAATAATTTGGGAATAAAAAATGTTGTAATGCTAACAGGGGACAACAAAAAAATTGGAGAAAATGTGGCTAATAAATTAAATATTTCAAAAGTATTTACTGATTTATTGCCGCTTGAAAAAGTTGAAAAAATGGAAGAAATTTTAAAAAACAAAAGTATGAAAGGAAAAGTGCTATTCGTAGGAGATGGAATAAACGACGCACCAGTTCTCGCAAGAGCTGACATTGGAGTTGCAATGGGTGGCGTTGGAAGCGACGCTGCATTAGAAGCCGCTGATATGATTATAATGAACGACGAACCTTCCAAAATAGTAACCGCTTTAAAAATCGCCAAAAAAACAAAAAAAATTGTCTGGCAAAATATAATTTTTGCACTCGGTGTAAAAGCCATTATTTTAATAATGGGTGCATTAGGATTTGCCACAATGTGGGAAGCAGTCTTTGGAGATGTTGGAGTTGCATTAATTGCAATATTAAACGCAACAAGAGCATTGACTTATAAAGAAAATTAG